From the genome of Pseudomonas hamedanensis:
GACAGGCCATGCAGAAACCAGGCACGGCCCGATAGGCAGTGCTGTTGCCGTTGTCCGCTACACGTCTTTCCAGCAAGCGATCCGAGCCCCCTTCAGCAATCCGGTTCTGCTTGAGATGATCCGCACCGTCGGCGGCCAGTTGGCGTTCGTGCAGGCGATCGGCACCCCCTTCGGCGACCCGGTTCTGCGGGGTTCGATCAGACCCGTCGGCGGCGATGCTCTGTTCTCGGGCCTTGTGAAGCGTGTTTTGAAGCAATGGCGCCGACGCGTCTCGGTCGCCTTCTGCGCGACCGCCGCTGCGCACTTCGGCGGCGTAGGTGAACGATGGCTGAGCACCGATGGCGGTCATTAAGGCGCAACTGAACAGTAAGTTTGCAAGTTTCATTGATTTACCCATCCTGTGAAATGGTGATGTTCAACAGCACTTGCAATTTTATAGTGCTGACAACTTCAGGCGCTTATGCAATGGGGTGGGCAGGGCGTTCATAGGTGTTAAGGACCTATGCTCAAGTATAAAGTCACAGTAACGGTCTGATGTAGCGGCCAGGTTCCTCACTGCGGTGAGTGCAGGGGGTGGCACTTATACATTGGTATGGTTCGCCGCCGCCTCGATATCGGTTCAATCCACTAAACAGGCTTTATTCTTATACCCGCGTATGATTTTTGCTGGTGTGGTCGCGGCGCACACTCTTCGGCAAGGAGCGTTGATAAACGCTCTCTCCAGACAGGCATTGGCCCGATGGTTTTCCGTATCAGTACAAAGGAGTGCGACCATGTCAACGTATCTGAACCATTCCGTTGCCTATCAGCAAGGCAGTGAGCAACAGGCCGCGTCTCGCCAGCCAACGGCATCTACCTTCGGCGGTGTGCAGGAACTGGTGCCTTCACGCTATGCACTGCGGGTGGGCGACATCGACGTGGTGGTGATCAGCGACGGCGTGCTGCCGCTGCCCACGTCGACCATGTCCACCAACGCCGACCCGGCGGCCCGCGCCGCCTGGTTCAAGGATATGTACCTGGGCCCCGACGCATTCGACTGGGCCCTGAATGTCCTGGTGGTGCGCAGTGGCGAGCAGATCATCCTCGTCGACGCCGGTCTGGGCGGGCAGTTCCCAGGCTTTCCCCGGGCCGGGCAATTGCCCAAGCGCCTGGAAGCGGCCGGCATTGATCTTGGATCGGTGACGGACGTGGTGGTCACTCACATGCACATGGATCATGTCGGCGGATTGCTCGTCGATGAAGTAAAAAACCGCCTGCGTGCAGACGTGCGCATTCACGTTTCAGCCACTGAAGTGGCGTTTTGGGAGACGCCGGATTTCACCCAGACAGTCATGCCATCGCCCGTGCCTGACGTATTGCGCGCCACCGCCAGGCAGTTCATCGATACCTACCGCAGCAAGGTGCGCACATTTGACGACGAGTATCAGGTGGCACCGGGCGTGGTGGTGAAACTCACCGGTGGCCATACACCCGGGCATAGTGTGGTCTACGTGAACTCTGGTGGCGAGCGTTTGACCTTCGCCGGCGATGCGCTGTTTCCAGTGGCCTTCGAACATCCCGACTGGCACAACGGCTTTGAGCATGATCCTGAGGAATCGGTCCGTGTCCGCATGCGCCTGATGCGCGAGGCGGCCGCCAGCGGCGAATGGTTTGTCGCCACCCACCTGCCGTTCCCCTCGGTGGGCCGCGTGGCCGTCGATGGCGAGGCGTTCCGCTGGATCGCGGCGTTCTGGGATTACTGATTTGCCCCTGCACATGCTGTAGCGGCTGCGGCACACTGCAAAATTTTGATCGTTGCTCAAGGCAAGTCAAATGCATGCAGTGTGTCGCAGCTGTCGGGCAAAGAACGGGTCTGCGCGGTCAGCGCCGACGCTGCAACGCTCGTTCGATACACGTCAGAAGTGCCTGGGTATCGAACGGTTTGGAAAAATACCCTTCCGGCTTTCTGACCTTGACACTGAACTGTGGTGGCAGCCCGGGTTTGCCCGTGATGAACAGCGTAGGGATATGGATATTCCTGGCCGCCAGTGCCTCGTATAACTCCACTCCGCACATGCCGGGCATTTGAATATCCGATACCAGGAAATCGCTGTTCTGCGGATCATCGGACCGCAAAAACGCCAGCGCGCTGTTATAGGTTTCCACCGTATAACCACAAGAACGCAATAAGCTTTTCAGTGATACAAGAATAAGCTCGTCGTCATCAACGACAGAAATAATGGCCGAATCAAACATGGGAAACCTGGCGTTTTTACCCTGATTATTCATGGGGCAAGTTATTGTTGATCTGCCAGAGCAGTTGCGCATTGCGCCGCAAGCACTCTTCAAAGAACCGTTTACTGGCAGAGTCTTTGTTGGCGTCCGCACTTTCTTGATATTCACGTAAAACGGCATCGGCTGTCCGTAGCCGACGCATGCCGTCATGAATGCCAATCAGGCAATCGGCAAACCCCAGGCTCTGTGCGACATCGTTGAGGCGGTAGAGGCTTGCGGGTTCAGCGTAGCCGCCCAAGTCAGCGATGCCGGTGGCGAGGAACCCCGCGTAGTCAGCCGTGGTGCGGGCCAGCCGGCGAAACAGCTGCCGTATTGGCAGGAAACTGACGTTGCGAAGTGTTTGCTCCAGGTAATCGAGCTGCGCCTGGATGCTCAGCGTCGTACCGAGCATTTGCATGAGCGCATCAATGGCCTCAATGCGCTCGACAGTGGATAAGGAGGTATGCGCACCGTAGCGGCTGATGCGTAACGGATGACTGACTTTATAGAGCGTTTGAGTAGCGTTCATGGCAACCGTCTCAGGCTGGCGCGCAGGCGCGATACGTGGCTTCGTAAGAGATGACCAGCTTAAGTCGAGGCACCGTCGATGACATTCGTACCTGAAGACGGTGGGGTAGCACATGGGGTCAGGCCCGTCATACCCGAGTATGGGCGCGCAGTTATTGTGTCCCATACTGCGATTGCAACAACGGGCTCCATTGCTCCTGATTGTCCGGGCGTCGGTAGTACACCACCATGCGCCGCGCCACCTGCATGGCCACCTCGCGGCCGTTGTCCGCCTCGACCAAGGCCAGGGACAGATCGATTCCCGCGCTGACGCCAGCCGAAGTCCATAGCGGGTCCTGCTCGACGAAGATGGCTTCGCGATCCAGCTCGACGCGCGGGAACAGGCGCTCGAACTGATCTGCCATGGCCCAGTGAGTCGCTGCGCGCAGGCCGTCCAGCAAACCGGCCCGGGCAAGGAAAAACGCACCGCTGCAGACGGAGGTGGTGCGACTGGCGAGAGAAGAAGCCTTGCGCAGCCATTCCACCAGCGGCGAACTGTCGACCAATGCCTGGCGAATGTGCGGCGAGCCAGGAACGATCAGCGTATGCATCGGCCCCCGCGCCAGATCATCCAGGCGCACCGTTTGCACCACCAGACCTTCCGCGGTGCGTACCGGCCCCCCTTGCAGGCTGGCGGTATGCAAGGTGTAACCGGGCAGGCCGAGGTCAGCCAGGCTGCGGGTTGCGGCCCAGAAAACGGTCTGGGCGCCGGTCAGGTCAAGCAGGCCCATCTGCGCATAGGCGACAAAAATGACGCTGCGCGGTTTGCCCGGTACTGCCTGTGATGGGTTGTATGAGGTAGTCACAGCTCGAAGCCCTCGTATTCGCCTGGCGAAGTAGAAATATTCATTGCTCGTGTCGCAGGCCATGCGTGGGTATCGCGAAGCGAAACTGCGTGCCGACCCCTTCGGTGCTCTCCACCCAGATACGCCCACCGTGGAACTCGATGATTGAACGACAGATCGACAAGCCCATGCCCAGGCCCTTGGGTTTGGTGGTGAAGAAGGGGTCGAACAACGAAGGAAGAATATCTTCGGCGATGCCGCTGCCGGAGTCGGCAATTTCGAGCACGGTTTCGTTGTGTTGCAGCGAGGTGCTGATGCGCAACATACGCGGTCGGTCGTGCACATTGGCCATGGCCTGGCAGGCATTGATGATCAGATTGATGATCACTTGTTGCAGCTGTACCCGATCGCCTTTTATCAATGCGCCGGGTGCTTCGAGTTGTGCGTGTGGGCGCACCTCGTGCAGGGCGATGTCATGCTGCATGAGCGTCAACGAGTCTTTGACGATGTCGTCGAAGCGTTCGACATTGCGTTGTACTTCGCTGTGCCGCGACAAGGCGCGGATGCAAGTGATCACGTCGGACACGCGCGCAGAGTTCTGGATGACCCGGTCCAGCGAGCGCCGCGCTTCTTCCAGGTTAGGCTCGGGCCGGTTGATCCAGCGTTTGCACGACTCGCCGCTGGTGATCACGGCGGCCAGCGGCTGATTGATTTCATGAGCGATCGAGGCGGCCAACTCGCCCATGGAACTCAACCGTGTGACATGGGCCAGGGTTGCCTGGGAATGGAACAGCGCTTCTTCGGCTTGCCTGGCGGCCGTGACATCCATCAAGGCGCCGACGTATTCGCTACGGCCACCCTGTTTGATCAACGGACTGGCAATCATTTGTACGTGCTTGATCCGGCCGTCGGGCATCACCAGTCGATGCTCGAGCTCGATCAGCTCCCGGTGTTCCGCCGCCTGCCGCAGGACACCGTCGATGAGCGCCAGGTCATCGGGGTGAGTCCTGGCCTTGATCAACGCAAGCGTGGGCGTAAGCAGGGGCGGGTATTCGAAGATGCGAGACGATTCGTCCGACCACGACACGTTGAATTTGCGCTCGGCGCCGACGGTGAAAACCACGCTGCCGGTATGACTGAGCTTCTGTGCACCCATGAAAAATGCCTCTTTGCGGCGTAGCGTTTCAGTGGCCCGTTTGCTGCGCAGCGCCAGCAGACTAATGGTGGTCAGGGCGATCAGGCACCGGACAAAAGCGGCGATCAAGCGGTGGTCGCGGTAGCCTGCGTCAGCAATGAAACTGGCGGTCAGAATGATGACGCACCCTACGGCCACAGCGATAAACAACGGCACCGGAAAGAAATTCGCCGACATGAAGACCAGGGTGATGTAGAACAGCGTCGGCGCGACATCGAGGTCGAGGTATGAGTTGGTGGTGAAAATCATGCTGCCCACGGCAATGGCCGCCAGCCAGGCAACGGCGTCTGAACAAAAAAACTGTGCGCGACGTTTGAAGATAGACATTTGTTATTCCGGTTTTTTGCTATCGGACGGCATCGCGCAACCTGTGGCGGATGCCGGGCAAACTTGGGTGACGGGCAGAATGACGCAGAAGTAAATGTGTAGCGCTGCTCTCGGGAGGCGGCTGTATTGCCACTTGCGTAATGATGCATAAGCCCCACCTGGGCCGCTTTTGTTATGGGTAATGATGGTAGGGCAACGCCTTGAAGTCGGGCACCGCTACATTGGGTCAACGCGCGTATGACTAGGTATAACGGGGCTATACCCAGGTATTAGCCGCGGGCGGTGCGACCTCGCCACACCGCCCGGGCCGGCGCGGTCAGCGATTGGCCGACTGCGCGGCGATGGCCTCCGCCATGCGCACCAGATCGGCAAAGGAGCGCGCGCCCATCTTGCGCATGGCCTGGCCGCGGTGGATTTTCACCGTGATCTCACTGAGGCCGATCTCCCCGGCGATCTGCTTGTTCATCAAGCCCGAAGCCGCCAGCGCCATGACCGTCTGCTCGCGGGGCGTCAACGTGGCATGGCGCGCACGTAGCTCCTCGGCATGTCGCCCGGACTCGCGCCGTTGCTTGTCCCGGGTATGCGCGGCGCACACGGCGTCGATCAGATCTTGCTCGCGAAACGGTTTGGTCAGAAAGTCCACGGCACCGGCCTTCATCGCGCGCACCGTCATGGCTATATCGCCATGTCCGGTGATGAACACAATCGGTACATTGATGCCGGCGGCCGCCAGCTCACTCTGGAAATCCAGGCCACTGCTGCCTTGCAGGCGCACATCGAGCACCAGGCAACTGACGGTATCGGGGCGCGGGTGATTCATGAATTCAGCGACTGAAGCGAAGAGCTCGACCCGCAGGCCGATCGAGCGCAACAGGCTGCCAAGGGATTCGCGCAGCCCGGCATCGTCGTCGACAATGAAAACCACGGGCTCGCCTGGATTGCTGTTATGCACGGGATGATTGTTCATTGCTGTTGTTCCCAAGGTTTTGACTGACCGGGCCTGGCAATACCGAATCGACAGCAAAAATCGCCAGCTCGATTCTAGCGCTGATCCCGCAACGGGCCAGTTGGCGCCTGACCAAAGGCGCTGGCGCGCGCCCTGTCGACCGCCAGCGAACGGGCAGGGCAGAGCAAGCGATCGTCGGGGTGCAATCATGCGGGCGGATGGGTGTTGTTCGTTCGGGAGCCAATAATCGGTTCAGCATCCTAGTTGCCCGACGAGGTCATCGGCTAGGACAAAAAACCCGGAAAAACCGCCATTGACGCATGCCGATACAACGCATGAACGAGTTCGCTAGCGGGTCCACACGCGTTTTTTTCGACTTCATACTCACGTATAGAAGCCTTCACCTAACGCATGATCGCCCTGTCCCGATGTACCAAAGACGCTTGGCAACCGGGGCCGTAATCTAGGTGCTGCTGTCTGTTGAACTCAAAGGCTGCGTGCCGGGTGGTGAAGTCCATGAACAGAAATGATCTGCGTCGCGTCGACATTCATCTGCTGGTGGTATTTGAAACGATGATGCACGAGCGTCATGTTGGCCGCGTCGGCGAAAAGCTGTTCCTTGGCCAACCGGCGATCAGCGCCGCGCTGGGACGCTTGCGCCAGTTGTTCGATGATCCGTTGTTCATTCGTGCCGGCAGAGTCATGGAGCCGACGGCGCGGGCGGAGGAAATATTCATCAATCTGACCCCGGCGCTGGACGGCATTGCCGCGGCAGTGAGCCGTTGCCAATCATTTGAACCGGGCGCCAGCGAGGCGACGTTTCAGGTGGGGCTGTCTGATGATGTCGAATACGCGTTGTTGCCGCGCTTGCTCCGGCACCTGCGGGAAGAGGCGCCGAACATCTCACTGGTGGTGCTGCGCGTCGATCAGCAGCAAATGTCGCAACGCCTGTTCAATGGGGAAATTTCCCTCGGCATCAGTCATATGCTCGACCTGCCGGCGAGTGCGCGGCGCAAGAGTCTGCGTGTCGTCCGGCCGATGCTTTTGCGTGCCGATAATTGCGCCGGCTCGGTAACGTTGGAGGAGTTCTGTACACGTCCGCATATCGTTGTGTCCCCGATGGGCAATGCCGCTGACGATACCGATCAGGCGTTAAGTCTGTTGGGGCGGCGGCGCAAAGTGGTGTTGGCGGTACCGCAGTTCAGCGCGCTGCCGAGGCTCTTGGCGCAGAGCGAAATGCTCGCCATCGTTCCCGACTATGTTGCCAGAGCGATGGCGTTGGCCCAGGGCATCCGGGCCGAGGCCGTCCCCTTGCCGCTGCCGACGCAGAACCTGTCCATGGCCTGGCGCGGGACGGCACACAACGATGCCGGCCAGCGCTGGTTGCGTTCGCGTTGTCAGGCGTTTCTCGGTCCGCCGATCGAGCTACAGGTGGTGCCGAAATCGTCACCGGCACTGCACGGCACTCAATCGTTGTGGGCAGCGCGGTAGGTTGCCGGACTAGTTTTTTCGTTGCTGAGCGAGATCATCAGCCTTGATCGCCGATTTGCGATACGTCAGCAAAACTATCCCGGTAACCACAATCAGCCCGCCGAGAATCTGCACCGTGCCAAGCATTTGATCCAGCACGATCCAGCCCATCACCAACGTCGCCAGCGGCTCGATGTTCATGACCGGTGCGTTGCGGGGCATGTCCAGTCGCGGCACTGAAATGAACAGCACGATAAAACCGGTGCCGTACAGCACCACCAGCGTGGCGAGGGCCAGCCATCCGGTTGAGGTGGCAGGCAGGTTC
Proteins encoded in this window:
- a CDS encoding sensor histidine kinase, whose protein sequence is MSIFKRRAQFFCSDAVAWLAAIAVGSMIFTTNSYLDLDVAPTLFYITLVFMSANFFPVPLFIAVAVGCVIILTASFIADAGYRDHRLIAAFVRCLIALTTISLLALRSKRATETLRRKEAFFMGAQKLSHTGSVVFTVGAERKFNVSWSDESSRIFEYPPLLTPTLALIKARTHPDDLALIDGVLRQAAEHRELIELEHRLVMPDGRIKHVQMIASPLIKQGGRSEYVGALMDVTAARQAEEALFHSQATLAHVTRLSSMGELAASIAHEINQPLAAVITSGESCKRWINRPEPNLEEARRSLDRVIQNSARVSDVITCIRALSRHSEVQRNVERFDDIVKDSLTLMQHDIALHEVRPHAQLEAPGALIKGDRVQLQQVIINLIINACQAMANVHDRPRMLRISTSLQHNETVLEIADSGSGIAEDILPSLFDPFFTTKPKGLGMGLSICRSIIEFHGGRIWVESTEGVGTQFRFAIPTHGLRHEQ
- a CDS encoding MBL fold metallo-hydrolase, which encodes MSTYLNHSVAYQQGSEQQAASRQPTASTFGGVQELVPSRYALRVGDIDVVVISDGVLPLPTSTMSTNADPAARAAWFKDMYLGPDAFDWALNVLVVRSGEQIILVDAGLGGQFPGFPRAGQLPKRLEAAGIDLGSVTDVVVTHMHMDHVGGLLVDEVKNRLRADVRIHVSATEVAFWETPDFTQTVMPSPVPDVLRATARQFIDTYRSKVRTFDDEYQVAPGVVVKLTGGHTPGHSVVYVNSGGERLTFAGDALFPVAFEHPDWHNGFEHDPEESVRVRMRLMREAAASGEWFVATHLPFPSVGRVAVDGEAFRWIAAFWDY
- a CDS encoding LysR family transcriptional regulator, whose product is MNRNDLRRVDIHLLVVFETMMHERHVGRVGEKLFLGQPAISAALGRLRQLFDDPLFIRAGRVMEPTARAEEIFINLTPALDGIAAAVSRCQSFEPGASEATFQVGLSDDVEYALLPRLLRHLREEAPNISLVVLRVDQQQMSQRLFNGEISLGISHMLDLPASARRKSLRVVRPMLLRADNCAGSVTLEEFCTRPHIVVSPMGNAADDTDQALSLLGRRRKVVLAVPQFSALPRLLAQSEMLAIVPDYVARAMALAQGIRAEAVPLPLPTQNLSMAWRGTAHNDAGQRWLRSRCQAFLGPPIELQVVPKSSPALHGTQSLWAAR
- a CDS encoding response regulator transcription factor → MNNHPVHNSNPGEPVVFIVDDDAGLRESLGSLLRSIGLRVELFASVAEFMNHPRPDTVSCLVLDVRLQGSSGLDFQSELAAAGINVPIVFITGHGDIAMTVRAMKAGAVDFLTKPFREQDLIDAVCAAHTRDKQRRESGRHAEELRARHATLTPREQTVMALAASGLMNKQIAGEIGLSEITVKIHRGQAMRKMGARSFADLVRMAEAIAAQSANR
- a CDS encoding AraC family transcriptional regulator codes for the protein MTTSYNPSQAVPGKPRSVIFVAYAQMGLLDLTGAQTVFWAATRSLADLGLPGYTLHTASLQGGPVRTAEGLVVQTVRLDDLARGPMHTLIVPGSPHIRQALVDSSPLVEWLRKASSLASRTTSVCSGAFFLARAGLLDGLRAATHWAMADQFERLFPRVELDREAIFVEQDPLWTSAGVSAGIDLSLALVEADNGREVAMQVARRMVVYYRRPDNQEQWSPLLQSQYGTQ
- a CDS encoding response regulator transcription factor — protein: MFDSAIISVVDDDELILVSLKSLLRSCGYTVETYNSALAFLRSDDPQNSDFLVSDIQMPGMCGVELYEALAARNIHIPTLFITGKPGLPPQFSVKVRKPEGYFSKPFDTQALLTCIERALQRRR